The Lactuca sativa cultivar Salinas chromosome 2, Lsat_Salinas_v11, whole genome shotgun sequence genome includes a window with the following:
- the LOC111903096 gene encoding 2-hydroxyacyl-CoA lyase has product MGESGVKSALVDGNLLIAKALVRGGIDRMFGVVGIPVTSLANRAVALGIRFIAFHNEQSAGYAASAYGYLTGRPGILLTVSGPGCVHGLAGLSNAAANAWPMVMISGSCDQKDVGRGDFQELDQIAAVKPFVKFSIKAKNINEIPNSVFSVLDHAGSGRPGGCYLDIPSDVLHQTITESEANKLLDEAENSRKVDPIKIVAKEEIDKAISLIRKAERPLIVFGKGAAIARAEDELKNLVEKTGIPFLPTPMGKGLLPDSHDLAATAARSLAIGECDVAVVIGARLNWLLHFGEPPKWSKDVKFILIDIDEEEINLRKPYLGLIGDAKRILQVLNKEIKDDPFCLGRTHPWIESITNKVKENVSKMEVQLSKVVVPFDFLTPMKIIREAIASLGSPAPILVSEGANTMDVGRSVLVQMEPRTRLDAGTWGTMGVGLGYCIAAAIASPDRLVVAVEGDSGFGFSAMEVETLVRYELPVVVIVFNNGGVYGGDRRCPNEITGPYKDDPAPTSFVPGAAYHVLIEAFGGKGYLVGTPEELKSALDESFSARKPAVINVTIDPYAGSESGRMEHKN; this is encoded by the exons ATGGGTGAATCCGGTGTGAAATCTGCTCTAGTTGACGGCAATCTTCTCATCGCCAAAGCCCTAGTACGCGGCGGCATCGACCGCATGTTTGGCGTCGTCGGAATACCTGTTACCTCCTTAGCCAACCGCGCCGTTGCACTCGGAATCAGATTCATCGCTTTCCATAACGAGCAGTCAGCAGGATACGCTGCATCAGCTTATGGATACCTCACCGGTCGTCCTGGCATCCTCCTCACTGTTTCCGGCCCCGGATGTGTCCATGGCCTCGCCGGACTCTCCAACGCCGCCGCCAACGCTTGGCCGATGGTTATGATTTCTGGATCCTGCGATCAGAAGGATGTCGGTAGAGGAGATTTCCAGGAACTCGATCAGATCGCCGCGGTAAAACCCTTCGTTAAATTTTCCATTAAAGCAAAAAACATCAACGAAATACCTAATTCGGTTTTCAGTGTTCTCGATCACGCCGGATCAGGTCGGCCCGGTGGATGTTACTTAGACATCCCCTCCGATGTGCTCCACCAAACAATAACCGAGTCAGAAGCAAACAAATTACTAGATGAAGCAGAGAATAGTAGAAAGGTAGATCCAATTAAGATAGTAGCAAAAGAAGAAATCGACAAAGCCATATCTTTAATTAGAAAAGCCGAGAGGCCATTGATTGTATTCGGGAAAGGAGCAGCCATAGCTAGAGCTGAAGATGAACTCAAGAACCTAGTCGAGAAAACCGGAATCCCATTCTTGCCGACTCCAATGGGCAAAGGTCTGTTACCCGATTCCCATGACCTAGCTGCAACAGCTGCCCGATCACTTGCAATTGGTGAATGTGATGTCGCCGTAGTTATTGGTGCTAGATTGAACTGGCTATTGCACTTTGGAGAACCTCCAAAGTGGTCAAAAGATGTTAAATTCATCTTGATTGACATAGATGAAGAAGAGATTAATCTCCGAAAACCCTATTTAGGTCTAATTGGGGACGCAAAAAGGATTCTTCAAGTACTAAACAAAGAGATCAAAGACGACCCATTTTGCTTAGGTCGAACTCATCCTTGGATCGAATCCATAACCAACAAGGTGAAAGAAAACGTGTCAAAAATGGAGGTACAGTTATCCAAAGTTGTTGTCCCCTTTGATTTCTTGACTCCAATGAAGATTATCAGAGAAGCCATTGCTAGTTTAGGTAGTCCTGCTCCTATACTGGTTTCAGAAGGGGCAAACACAATGGATGTGGGTCGATCCGTTTTGGTCCAAATGGAACCCAGAACCCGATTAGATGCAGGAACATGGGGGACAATGGGTGTTGGTTTAGGGTATTGTATTGCAGCAGCAATAGCTTCACCTGATCGGCTTGTGGTTGCTGTTGAAGGTGATTCTGGATTCGGATTCAGTGCCATGGAAGTCGAG ACTTTGGTTAGGTATGAGTTACCAGTGGTGGTGATAGTGTTCAACAATGGTGGTGTGTATGGTGGTGACCGGAGATGCCCTAATGAAATTACAGGGCCTTATAAAGATGATCCAGCACCCACTTCATTTGTCCCAGGAGCAGCATACCATGTTTTGATTGAAGCTTTTGGAGGGAAAGGGTATCTTGTTGGGACCCCTGAAGAGCTTAAATCTGCTCTTGATGAATCTTTTAGTGCAAGGAAACCTGCTGTTATAAATGTCACCATTGATCCCTATGCAGGTTCTGAAAGTGGTCGAATGGAACATAAGAATTGA
- the LOC111903098 gene encoding uncharacterized protein LOC111903098 — MRFHSPKQLKLMLCNYAIANGYQLCYKKNDNRRLLVKCCSGQCKFRLWASWMSEEKSFQIKSLIDEHNCARNFKLGSIVSYAWIGSHFTTEFLQKQKMSVRMLREEVKQAFGIDVSMGQCRRAKKHAIELIEGTLVEHYSKLQSYGEEIRRSNPGSTVKIDVTTMPDGKNYFSKFYVCFEGLKQGWRGSCRRVINLDGCFLKGLCTGELIIAVGRDANNHIFPIAWAVVCVENKENWKWFLENLKDDLGMDNGFGIALMSDQHKGLLEAVKEILPTVEHRQCARHVVANFRKIFPGVMYEKMFWKACKASTEPLHNAAMKEIQLLNPSAFEYLTEKNPRSWCRDFFEEGKMCDAVENGLLESFNNVIRDSRKKPIITMLEEIRLYVMERQFHLSMKGSSWPDFEPCPSIRSFLNQLKKAQRYWQVLPSGLNQFETRNLAESYVVDLDKKTCSCRVWQLNGYGCVHSVATISYLNRDVGSYVDPMFFGAFYRNAYKYPLRGMNGSNIWPSTNFIPPLPPLKRKMPGRPKVNRKKDLGEKSTRHTVSKVGKKILCSVCKQVGHNKATCPKVEKPKKLKVKRKRSTTKGGNEEEGSGSKTTVGRKQKQSQVGNEEEGSGSKTTVARKRKQSEKIIKKKLAKRVEGKNGEGNSGDNPFNIE, encoded by the exons ATGCGATTTCATAGTCCAAAACAGTTAAAGCTTATGTTATGTAATTATGCTATTGCTAATGGGTATCAGTTGTGCTACAAAAAAAATGACAATAGAAGACTATTAGTTAAATGTTGTTCTGGGCAGTGTAAGTTTAGGCTATGGGCTTCATGGATGAGTGAAGAAAAGTCTTTCCAGATTAAGTCCCTTATAGATGAGCATAATTGTGCTAGAAACTTTAAACTTGGATCAATTGTTAGCTATGCTTGGATTGGTAGCCATTTTACAACTGAGTTCTTACAAAAACAGAAAATGAGTGTTAGGATGCTTAGGGAAGAGGTGAAACAGGCTTTTGGTATAGATGTAAGTATGGGTCAATGCAGGAGAGCAAAAAAGCATGCTATCGAGCTAATTGAAGGCACATTGGTTGAGCACTATTCAAAGCTTCAGTCATATGGTGAGGAGATAAGGAGATCAAACCCAGGATCAACTGTGAAAATTGATGTCACTACTATGCCTGATGGGAAAAATTATTTTAGTAAGTTTTATGTATGTTTTGAGGGACTAAAGCAAGGGTGGAGGGGCAGTTGTAGAAGAGTAATTAACCTGGATGGCTGTTTCCTTAAGGGGCTATGTACTGGAGAGTTAATAATTGCTGTTGGAAGGGATGCTAATAATCATATATTTCCAATTGCATGGGCAGTTGTGTGTGTTGAAAACAAAGAGAATTGGAAATggtttttggaaaatttaaaaGATGACTTAGGAATGGACAATGGTTTTGGAATTGCATTGATGTCAGATCAGCATAAG GGACTATTGGAAGCTGTGAAGGAGATTTTGCCTACTGTTGAACACAGACAGTGTGCAAGGCATGTTGTTGCCAACTTTAGGAAAATATTCCCCGGAGTAATGTATGAGAAAATGTTTTGGAAGGCATGCAAGGCATCTACTGAGCCTTTACACAATGCAGCAATGAAGGAAATACAACTTCTCAATCCTTCAGCCTTTGAGTATCTAACAGAAAAGAACCCACGATCATGGTGTAGAGATTTTTTTGAGGAGGGCAAGATGTGTGATGCTGTAGAGAATGGGTTGTTGGAGAGCTTTAACAATGTTATAAGAGATTCAAGGAAGAAACCAATCATCACAATGCTTGAAGAGATTAGATTGTATGTTATGGAAAGGCAGTTTCATTTGAGCATGAAAGGCAGTTCATGGCCAGATTTTGAACCATGTCCATCAATTAGATCCTTTTTGAATCAATTGAAAAAAGCTCAAAG ATATTGGCAGGTTTTACCAAGTGGGTTGAACCAATTTGAGACAAGAAACTTAGCAGAGTCTTATGTCGTTGACTTAGACAAGAAGACATGTTCTTGTAGAGTTTGGCAACTAAATGGGTATGGGTGTGTGCACTCAGTTGCAACTATTAGTTACCTAAACAGAGATGTCGGAAGTTATGTGGATCCCATGTTCTTTGGAGCTTTTTATAGAAATGCTTACAAGTACCCACTGAGAGGGATGAATGGCAGCAATATATGGCCAAGTACCAATTTCATACCACCATTGCCACCTTTGAAAAGGAAAATGCCAGGCAGGCCTAAAGTCAATAGAAAGAAGGACCTAGGAGAAAAGAGTACTAGACACACCGTGTCAAAGGTTGGGAAGAAAATTCTATGTAGTGTGTGTAAACAAGTTGGTCACAACAAGGCTACATGTCCGAAAGTTGAGAAGCCCAAAAAACTCAAGGTGAAGAGAAAGAGATCAACTACTAAAGGTGGTAATGAAGAGGAAGGAAGTGGTTCAAAAACAACTGTTGGACGTAAACAGAAGCAATCTCAAGTTGGTAATGAAGAGGAAGGAAGTGGTTCAAAAACAACAGTTGCACGTAAACGGAAGCAATCAGAGAAGATTATAAAGAAAAAATTGGCAAAAAGGGTTGAAGGGAAAAATGGAGAAGGAAATTCTGGTGATAATCCATTCAATATTGAATAG
- the LOC111903095 gene encoding zinc finger CCCH domain-containing protein 14: MEMEKKDIGSSTIAMDSVGFDNESNNLSGNLFMSSIASQNDQLDFDFGSGELFNPASFCSSIFPPKFISQSQLSFSSPSDCSFDDDAFSANAYATENRLSQASFILEYQQLYNCYTVCLTSLQDSVKEVDALRQENEALRVANGDLVQRLNLFSQATMQNRLASSVRSSSSPSSTLIGDFSRLGIGSPFSESNASAEKVPSVSPTSVIEPKQFTRHNGERVSMPKSISVRSKGYLKSVPSQRPSRQQAPTAQLGQSQRVRVSGEKKSREGLEFEVYNQGMSKTELCNKWQETGACPYGDNCHFAHGITELRPVIRHPRYKTEVCRMVLAGDICPYGHRCHFRHSLTDEEMLLGLNPR, from the exons atggagatggagaagaaggaTATAGGTTCATCGACGATCGCCATGGACTCTGTTGGTTTCGATAATGAGAGTAATAATTTATCTGGAAATCTATTCATGTCTTCGATTGCGTCTCAGAATGATCAATTAGATTTCGATTTCGGTTCTGGTGAATTATTCAATCCTGCATCGTTCTGCTCCTCGATTTTCCCGCCAAAATTCATTTCGCAGTCACAGCTGTCGTTCTCTTCTCCTTCCGACTGCTCGTTCGATGACGACGCTTTCAGCGCCAATGCATACGCAACCGAGAATCGACTTAGTCAAGCCAGCTTCATCCTCGAGTACCAGCAGCTCTACAATTGCTACACCGTGTGTCTCACGAGCCTCCAGGACTCTGTCAAAGAGGTTGACGCTCTTCGTCAAGAGAATGAAGCTCTCCGCGTCGCTAATGGCGATTTGGTGCAGAGGTTGAACCTGTTCTCGCAAGCGACGATGCAGAACCGCCTCGCATCCTCTGTGCGTTCTTCCTCGTCTCCGTCGTCTACCTTAATCGGAGACTTCAGTCGTCTTGGCATCGGATCTCCGTTTAGTGAAAGCAACGCCTCTGCTGAAAAAGTTCCTAGCGTAAGTCCGACGAGCGTGATCGAACCAAAACAGTTTACAAGGCATAATGGCGAGAGAGTTTCAATGCCGAAAAGCATTTCCGTTCGTTCCAAGGGCTATCTGAAATCGGTTCCTTCTCAACGACCGAGTCGCCAACAAGCTCCAACTGCTCAATTAGGTCAATCG CAACGTGTACGTGTGTCTGGGGAGAAGAAATCACGAGAGGGATTGGAATTCGAGGTCTACAATCAAGGAATGTCGAAGACTGAGCTCTGCAACAAATGGCAGGAGACCGGAGCTTGCCCTTATGGAGACAATTGCCACTTCGCACATGGAATAACTGAATTACGACCAGTAATAAGACACCCTCGCTACAAAACGGAGGTTTGCCGTATGGTCCTCGCCGGCGACATCTGCCCTTATGGTCATCGTTGTCACTTCCGCCATTCTCTCACTGATGAAGAGATGCTTCTGGGCCTGAATCCACGCTGA